The Roseicyclus marinus genome has a segment encoding these proteins:
- the pdxH gene encoding pyridoxamine 5'-phosphate oxidase — MSDRGGIFAGEDPFVIAQSWLKEAEASEINDPNAIALASVDAEGMPNVRMVLLKEIEAHGAGQGAFVFYTNYESVKGREISAAGKAAFVMHWKSLHRQVRVRGHVTREDGPQADAYFASRSLKSRLGAWASKQSQPLSGRAALVAEVAKVTAQHGPNPARPPHWGGFRITPVEIEFWADGAFRLHDRFRWTRADAGSSWSVARLNP; from the coding sequence ATGAGCGACAGGGGCGGTATTTTCGCGGGCGAGGATCCTTTCGTGATCGCGCAATCCTGGCTGAAGGAGGCGGAGGCCAGCGAGATCAACGATCCCAATGCGATCGCGCTGGCAAGTGTCGATGCCGAGGGGATGCCCAATGTGCGGATGGTGCTGCTGAAGGAGATCGAGGCCCATGGCGCAGGGCAGGGGGCCTTTGTCTTCTACACCAATTACGAGAGCGTGAAGGGGCGCGAGATCAGCGCTGCGGGCAAGGCCGCCTTTGTCATGCACTGGAAATCGCTGCATCGGCAGGTGCGGGTGCGGGGGCATGTGACGCGCGAGGACGGGCCGCAGGCGGATGCCTATTTCGCCTCGCGCTCGCTCAAGAGCCGGCTGGGGGCCTGGGCGTCGAAACAGTCGCAACCCCTGTCGGGGCGCGCGGCGTTGGTGGCCGAGGTGGCCAAGGTGACCGCACAGCACGGGCCCAACCCGGCCAGGCCGCCGCATTGGGGCGGGTTCCGCATCACGCCGGTCGAGATCGAATTCTGGGCCGACGGGGCGTTTCGCCTGCATGACCGGTTCCGCTGGACCCGTGCCGATGCGGGGTCGAGCTGGTCGGTGGCGCGGCTCAACCCGTGA
- a CDS encoding cold-shock protein, with protein sequence MADVTESAPTQIRGRVKWFDAGKGFGFVLNDDGGGDILLHANVLRNFGQGSVAEDARIVILAQETPRGIQAVEVLEIEPPEGLEGDDIEGGDVAPDVPFVAARVKWFDKAKGFGFANVFGFPEDVFVHVEVLRRFGLADLQPGEAVAIKVVEGPRGKMAVEVRSWDYV encoded by the coding sequence ATGGCTGATGTTACGGAGAGTGCGCCGACCCAGATACGGGGACGGGTGAAGTGGTTTGATGCCGGCAAGGGCTTCGGCTTCGTGCTGAACGATGATGGTGGCGGGGACATCCTGTTGCATGCCAATGTTTTGCGGAATTTCGGACAGGGATCGGTCGCCGAAGATGCGCGGATCGTGATCCTGGCGCAGGAGACGCCGCGCGGCATCCAGGCCGTCGAGGTGCTGGAGATCGAACCCCCCGAGGGGCTGGAAGGCGATGACATCGAGGGCGGCGACGTGGCCCCCGACGTGCCCTTCGTCGCGGCACGGGTGAAATGGTTCGACAAGGCCAAGGGCTTCGGGTTTGCCAATGTCTTCGGTTTCCCCGAAGATGTGTTCGTGCATGTCGAGGTGCTGCGCCGGTTCGGCCTGGCGGATCTGCAACCGGGCGAGGCCGTGGCGATCAAGGTCGTCGAAGGACCACGCGGCAAGATGGCCGTCGAGGTGCGCAGCTGGGATTACGTCTGA
- a CDS encoding DUF192 domain-containing protein: MRLAVVIAAFAASLVFVSGGWAQASCSAERLEMRGDFGSVRFRVVVADTPQERAQGLMHVPEMPRMSGMLFVYERPQAVSFWMENTLIPLDMIFADETGVVRRIHENAIPLDRTPIPGGEGIQYVLEINGGMAALLGLGVGDEMRHPAIAQNLAAWPCAAE, translated from the coding sequence ATGCGTCTTGCGGTTGTGATCGCGGCCTTTGCGGCCAGTCTCGTGTTCGTGTCGGGCGGCTGGGCCCAAGCGTCGTGCAGTGCCGAACGGCTCGAGATGCGGGGCGATTTCGGCAGCGTGCGGTTCCGCGTCGTCGTGGCCGACACGCCGCAGGAGCGGGCGCAGGGCCTGATGCATGTCCCCGAGATGCCGCGCATGAGCGGGATGCTGTTCGTCTACGAACGTCCGCAGGCGGTCAGTTTCTGGATGGAAAACACGCTGATCCCGCTCGACATGATCTTTGCCGACGAGACCGGCGTGGTGCGGCGCATCCACGAGAACGCGATCCCCCTGGACCGCACGCCCATCCCCGGGGGGGAGGGCATCCAGTACGTGCTGGAGATCAATGGCGGGATGGCCGCGCTGCTGGGTCTTGGGGTGGGCGACGAGATGCGCCATCCGGCGATTGCCCAGAACCTTGCCGCCTGGCCCTGCGCCGCGGAGTGA
- a CDS encoding vitamin B12-dependent ribonucleotide reductase, which yields MKIERRFTRDGADVYADLDFTTTTSEIRNPDGTVVFKLDNVEVPAGWSQVASDVIAQKYFRKAGVPARLKPVKEKGVPEFLWRQVADEEALETLPEEARYVGETSAKQVFRRLAGAWAYWGWKGGYFTAESDARAYFEEMQLMLARQMAAPNSPQWFNTGLHWAYGIDGPSQGHFYVDWKTGKLTKSSSAYEHPQPHACFIQSVADDLVNEGGIMDLWVREARLFKYGSGTGTNFSHLRGEGEKLSGGGKSSGLMGFLKIGDRAAGAIKSGGTTRRAAKMVIVDADHPDIEAFIDWKVIEEQKVASLVAGSKTHEKMLNAIFAAIGAWDGAIEDAVDPAKNEGLKKAIRAAKSAAIPETYIKRVLDYAKQGYTGIEFPTYDTDWDSEAYSSVSGQNSNNSIRVTDAFLKAVEEDADWNLVNRVGGKVAKTIKARELWEKVGHAAWACADPGIQFHDTVNAWHTCPEDGAIRGSNPCSEYMFLDDTACNLASMNLLTFYAGGKFDAESYIHACRLWTLTLEVSVMMAQFPSKEIAQRSYDFRTLGLGYANIGGLLMNMGLGYDSPEGRAMCGALTAIMTGVSYATSAEIASELGAFPGFAKNREHMLRVIRNHRAAAHGKTDGYEGVNVNPVALDHANCPDRTLVALAKQAWDEALALGEKHGYRNAQATVIAPTGTIGLVMDCDTTGIEPDFALVKFKKLAGGGYFKIINQSVPGALETLGYSSSQIEEIVAYAVGHGTLGQAPGINHTSLIGHGFGRAELEKIEAALPSAFDIRFVFNQWTLGAEFCTKTLGIPAEKLNDPTFDMLRHLGFTKAEIDAANDHVCGTMTLEGAPFLKTEHYHVFDCANPCGKKGKRYLGVDAHIYMMAAAQSFISGAISKTINMPNSATIEDCQKAYELSWSLGVKANALYRDGSKLSQPLASALVEDDEEAQEVLENGTTMEKAQVIAEKIVEKIVVKEVIKAHREKMPDRRKGYTQKAIVGGHKVYLRTGEYSDGSLGEIFIDMHKEGAGFRAMMNNFAIAVSVGLQYGVPLEEFVDAFTFTKFEPSGMVQGNDSIKNATSILDYIFRELAVSYLDRTDLAHVAPQGTSFDDVGRGAEEGVSNIREVPESRGSTPIEVLKQVASTGYLRKRAPQELLVFQGGADPVATLETLIPEVRGGGTIAAVATTTAVTTGTVSMDAATRAKMQGYEGEACGECGNYTLVRNGTCMKCNTCGGTSGCS from the coding sequence ATGAAAATCGAACGCAGGTTCACGCGGGATGGCGCAGACGTCTACGCCGATCTGGACTTCACCACGACGACCTCCGAAATCCGCAACCCGGACGGCACGGTAGTGTTCAAGCTCGACAATGTCGAAGTGCCCGCAGGCTGGAGCCAGGTCGCATCCGACGTGATCGCGCAGAAATATTTCCGCAAGGCGGGCGTGCCGGCACGGCTAAAGCCGGTCAAGGAAAAGGGCGTTCCCGAATTCCTGTGGCGGCAGGTGGCCGACGAGGAGGCGTTGGAGACGCTGCCCGAAGAGGCGCGCTATGTCGGCGAGACCTCGGCCAAGCAGGTGTTCCGCCGTCTGGCGGGCGCATGGGCCTATTGGGGCTGGAAGGGCGGCTATTTCACCGCCGAGAGCGATGCCCGCGCCTATTTCGAGGAAATGCAGCTGATGCTGGCGCGCCAGATGGCCGCGCCCAACAGCCCGCAGTGGTTCAACACCGGCCTGCACTGGGCCTATGGCATCGACGGCCCGAGCCAGGGGCATTTCTATGTCGACTGGAAGACCGGCAAGCTGACCAAGTCGTCGAGCGCCTATGAGCATCCGCAGCCGCATGCCTGCTTCATCCAGTCCGTCGCGGACGACCTGGTGAACGAGGGCGGGATCATGGACCTGTGGGTCCGCGAGGCGCGTCTGTTCAAATACGGCTCGGGCACGGGCACCAATTTCAGCCACCTGCGTGGCGAAGGCGAGAAACTGTCGGGCGGCGGCAAGTCGAGCGGTTTGATGGGCTTCCTCAAGATCGGTGACCGGGCGGCGGGCGCGATCAAGTCGGGCGGCACCACGCGCCGCGCGGCCAAGATGGTGATCGTGGATGCAGACCACCCCGATATCGAAGCCTTCATCGACTGGAAGGTGATCGAGGAGCAGAAGGTGGCAAGCCTTGTCGCGGGCTCCAAGACGCATGAGAAGATGCTGAACGCGATCTTTGCCGCGATCGGGGCCTGGGACGGCGCGATCGAGGATGCGGTCGATCCGGCCAAGAACGAGGGCCTGAAAAAGGCGATCCGGGCCGCGAAATCGGCCGCGATCCCCGAGACCTACATCAAGCGCGTGCTGGATTACGCCAAGCAGGGCTACACCGGCATCGAATTCCCCACCTATGACACCGATTGGGACAGCGAGGCCTATTCCAGCGTCTCGGGCCAGAATTCCAACAACTCGATCCGCGTCACCGATGCCTTCCTCAAGGCGGTCGAGGAGGATGCAGATTGGAACCTCGTGAACCGGGTCGGCGGCAAGGTTGCCAAGACGATCAAGGCGCGCGAGCTGTGGGAAAAGGTCGGCCATGCGGCATGGGCCTGTGCCGATCCGGGCATCCAGTTCCATGACACGGTCAATGCCTGGCACACCTGCCCCGAGGATGGGGCGATCCGCGGCTCGAACCCGTGCTCGGAATACATGTTCCTCGACGACACGGCCTGCAACCTGGCGTCGATGAACCTGCTGACCTTCTATGCGGGCGGCAAGTTCGATGCGGAAAGCTACATCCACGCCTGCCGTCTGTGGACGCTGACGCTGGAAGTGAGCGTGATGATGGCGCAGTTCCCGTCCAAGGAGATCGCGCAACGCTCGTATGATTTCCGCACGCTGGGTCTGGGCTATGCCAATATCGGTGGCCTGTTGATGAACATGGGTCTCGGCTATGACAGCCCCGAGGGCCGCGCGATGTGCGGGGCGCTGACGGCGATCATGACCGGCGTGTCCTATGCGACGAGCGCGGAGATCGCGTCGGAACTGGGCGCTTTCCCCGGCTTTGCCAAGAACCGCGAGCACATGCTGCGCGTCATCCGCAACCACCGCGCCGCCGCCCATGGCAAGACCGACGGCTACGAGGGGGTCAACGTGAACCCGGTGGCGCTCGACCATGCCAATTGCCCCGACCGGACGCTGGTGGCGCTGGCCAAGCAGGCCTGGGACGAGGCGCTGGCCCTGGGTGAAAAGCACGGCTACCGCAATGCGCAGGCGACCGTGATCGCACCGACCGGCACCATCGGTCTGGTGATGGATTGCGACACGACCGGCATCGAGCCCGATTTCGCGCTGGTGAAGTTCAAGAAACTGGCCGGTGGCGGCTATTTCAAGATCATCAACCAGTCGGTTCCGGGTGCGCTGGAGACGCTGGGCTACAGCTCGAGCCAGATCGAAGAGATCGTCGCCTATGCCGTGGGCCATGGCACGCTGGGCCAGGCACCGGGGATCAACCATACCTCGTTGATCGGGCACGGGTTCGGCCGGGCCGAGCTGGAGAAGATCGAAGCGGCGCTGCCGTCGGCCTTCGACATCCGGTTCGTGTTCAACCAGTGGACGCTGGGGGCGGAATTCTGCACCAAGACGCTGGGCATTCCGGCCGAAAAGCTGAACGACCCGACCTTTGACATGCTGCGTCACCTGGGCTTCACCAAGGCCGAGATCGACGCTGCCAACGACCATGTCTGCGGGACCATGACGCTGGAAGGCGCGCCCTTCCTCAAGACGGAACATTACCACGTCTTTGACTGCGCCAACCCCTGCGGCAAGAAGGGCAAGCGCTACCTGGGTGTCGACGCGCATATCTACATGATGGCGGCGGCGCAGAGCTTCATCTCGGGGGCGATCTCCAAGACGATCAACATGCCCAATTCCGCGACCATCGAGGATTGCCAGAAGGCTTACGAGCTGTCCTGGTCCTTGGGCGTGAAGGCCAATGCGCTCTACCGTGACGGCTCCAAGCTGTCGCAGCCGCTGGCATCGGCGCTGGTCGAGGATGACGAGGAGGCGCAGGAGGTGCTGGAGAATGGCACCACCATGGAAAAGGCGCAGGTCATCGCCGAGAAGATCGTCGAGAAGATCGTCGTCAAGGAAGTGATCAAGGCGCATCGCGAAAAGATGCCCGACCGCCGCAAGGGCTATACCCAGAAGGCGATCGTGGGCGGCCACAAGGTCTATCTGCGGACGGGTGAATACTCGGACGGGTCGCTGGGCGAGATCTTCATCGACATGCACAAGGAAGGTGCCGGGTTCCGGGCGATGATGAACAATTTCGCCATCGCGGTGTCGGTCGGTCTTCAGTACGGCGTGCCGCTGGAGGAATTCGTGGATGCCTTCACCTTCACCAAGTTCGAACCGAGCGGGATGGTGCAGGGCAACGACTCGATCAAGAACGCGACCTCGATCCTCGACTACATCTTCCGCGAGCTGGCTGTCAGCTACCTGGACCGCACCGATCTGGCGCATGTGGCCCCGCAGGGCACGAGCTTTGACGATGTGGGCCGGGGCGCCGAGGAAGGCGTGTCGAACATCCGCGAGGTTCCCGAAAGCCGGGGGTCGACGCCGATCGAAGTGCTCAAGCAGGTCGCATCGACCGGTTATCTGCGCAAGCGCGCACCGCAGGAATTGCTGGTGTTCCAGGGCGGGGCCGATCCGGTCGCGACGCTGGAGACGCTGATACCAGAGGTGCGGGGCGGGGGCACGATTGCCGCGGTCGCCACGACCACGGCGGTGACCACCGGCACGGTCAGCATGGATGCGGCGACGCGGGCCAAGATGCAGGGCTACGAGGGCGAGGCCTGCGGCGAATGCGGCAACTACACGCTGGTCCGCAACGGCACCTGCATGAAGTGCAACACCTGCGGCGGCACGAGCGGCTGCAGCTGA
- a CDS encoding MBL fold metallo-hydrolase — MHITRRQLMATGTALLAASALPRRGWSQTILTLGDAELITLSDGNLELPADFIFGPMPQDELGPLLSGFGIDRGAALTPPCNVTLLRRGDTLALFDAGSGLTFQPGVGRLPEALEAAGIDPFDITHVIFTHGHPDHLWGVLDDFDEPFFPDAEHMMGAVEFDYWMDDGTVASIGAERAAFAVGAQRRLEVIADRMTRIADGDEVLPGVTAALTPGHTPGHLAFAVDGAAMILGDAIGNDHVAFARPQWISGSDQDPAMAAQTRLALFDRITADDMAVVGFHCGHGGIGRVERLSEGFAFRPAT, encoded by the coding sequence ATGCACATCACACGCCGCCAGCTCATGGCCACCGGCACGGCCCTTCTGGCCGCAAGCGCCCTGCCCCGTCGCGGCTGGAGCCAGACAATTCTCACCCTGGGCGATGCCGAGCTGATCACGCTCAGCGACGGCAATCTCGAATTGCCCGCCGATTTCATCTTCGGCCCCATGCCGCAGGATGAGCTTGGCCCCCTCCTGTCCGGTTTCGGGATCGACCGGGGCGCGGCGCTGACCCCGCCCTGCAATGTCACGCTCCTGCGCCGGGGCGACACGCTCGCGCTCTTCGATGCGGGCTCGGGCCTTACCTTCCAGCCCGGTGTGGGCCGCCTGCCCGAGGCGCTGGAGGCCGCAGGGATAGATCCCTTCGACATCACCCATGTCATCTTCACCCATGGCCATCCCGACCATCTCTGGGGCGTGCTCGACGATTTCGACGAACCCTTCTTTCCCGATGCCGAACACATGATGGGCGCGGTCGAATTCGACTACTGGATGGATGACGGCACCGTCGCCAGCATCGGCGCGGAACGGGCGGCCTTTGCCGTGGGCGCGCAGCGCCGGCTCGAGGTGATCGCGGATCGCATGACCCGCATCGCCGACGGGGACGAGGTTCTGCCCGGCGTCACCGCCGCCCTCACCCCCGGCCATACACCGGGGCATCTGGCCTTCGCGGTCGATGGCGCGGCGATGATCCTGGGCGATGCGATCGGCAATGACCACGTGGCCTTTGCCCGTCCTCAATGGATCTCCGGCTCGGATCAGGATCCGGCCATGGCCGCCCAGACGCGGCTTGCGCTGTTCGACCGGATCACGGCGGATGACATGGCGGTCGTGGGCTTCCATTGCGGCCATGGCGGCATCGGCCGGGTGGAACGTCTGTCCGAGGGCTTCGCCTTCCGCCCCGCAACCTGA
- a CDS encoding ABC transporter ATP-binding protein, with translation MLDQAPDASALLPEAYDGPILEIENLSISFFTRLREIPAVMDFSCTVMPGEAMGLVGESGCGKSTVALGVMQDLGVNGRIVGGSIKYKGRDLNTLSPQELRAIRGREIAMIYQEPMASLNPAMRIGEQLMEVPMIHEGISREEARKRALEVVTDVRLPDPERMLRSYPHQLSGGQQQRIVIAMALMSKPSLLILDEPTTALDVTVEAAVVDLVKDLGRKYGTSMLFISHNLGLVLETCDRICVMYSGEAVETGAITDVFDQMRHPYTQALFRSIPLPGADKTSRPLVAIPGNFPLPHERPQGCNFGPRCDYFQSGRCDGTDIPMADLDQGDRHATRCLRHAEIDWDAPITAGDSTEKSQAGDVVLRVENLRKYYEVAANSMFGGGETRVVKANETLSFEARESETLAIVGESGCGKSTLAKVLMGLETATEGSVFLDNRAIEQIPIEKRDTRTISSIQMVFQNPFDTLNPSMTVGRQIIRALEIFGVGDSDADRRARMLDLLDLVKLPRAFADRMPRQLSGGQKQRVGIARAFAGGARIVVADEPVSALDVSVQAAVTDLLMEIQRREKTTLLFISHDLSIVRYLSDRVMVMYLGHVVEIGTTDQVFSPPYHPYTEALLSAVPIADTSVQKQHIVLEGDIPSAMNPPPGCPFQTRCRWKSDVPGNLCETTVPPTRTLAEGHQIKCHLADDILARMKPVITTSAD, from the coding sequence ATGCTCGACCAAGCCCCCGACGCCAGCGCCCTCCTGCCCGAGGCCTATGACGGCCCGATCCTCGAGATCGAGAACCTCTCGATCTCCTTCTTCACGCGGCTGCGCGAAATCCCCGCGGTGATGGATTTTTCCTGCACCGTCATGCCGGGCGAGGCGATGGGTCTGGTGGGCGAAAGCGGTTGCGGCAAATCCACGGTGGCGCTTGGCGTGATGCAGGATCTCGGCGTCAACGGGCGCATCGTCGGCGGCTCGATCAAGTACAAGGGCCGCGACCTCAACACCTTGTCGCCGCAGGAATTGCGCGCCATCCGCGGCCGCGAGATCGCGATGATCTACCAGGAACCCATGGCCTCGCTGAACCCGGCCATGCGCATCGGCGAACAGCTGATGGAAGTGCCCATGATCCACGAGGGCATTTCCCGCGAAGAGGCCCGCAAACGCGCCCTCGAGGTCGTGACCGATGTCCGCCTGCCCGATCCCGAACGGATGCTGCGCAGCTATCCCCACCAGCTCTCGGGCGGCCAGCAGCAGCGCATCGTCATCGCCATGGCGCTGATGTCGAAACCCTCGCTCCTGATCCTCGACGAACCCACCACCGCGCTCGATGTGACGGTCGAGGCGGCCGTGGTCGATCTGGTCAAGGATCTGGGCCGGAAATACGGCACCTCGATGCTCTTCATCAGCCACAACCTGGGTCTGGTGCTGGAAACCTGCGACCGGATCTGCGTGATGTATTCCGGCGAGGCGGTGGAAACCGGCGCCATCACCGATGTCTTCGACCAGATGCGCCACCCCTATACGCAGGCGCTCTTCCGCTCGATCCCCCTGCCCGGTGCCGACAAGACCTCGCGCCCGCTCGTGGCGATCCCCGGCAATTTCCCCCTGCCCCATGAACGCCCGCAGGGCTGCAATTTCGGTCCCCGCTGCGACTATTTCCAATCGGGCCGGTGCGACGGCACCGATATCCCCATGGCCGATCTCGATCAGGGCGACCGCCACGCCACCCGCTGCCTGCGCCATGCCGAGATCGACTGGGACGCGCCGATCACGGCCGGCGACAGCACCGAGAAATCGCAGGCCGGCGACGTGGTGCTGCGCGTCGAGAACCTGCGCAAATACTACGAGGTCGCGGCCAATTCCATGTTCGGCGGCGGCGAGACGCGCGTGGTCAAGGCCAATGAAACCCTCAGCTTCGAGGCCCGCGAAAGCGAAACGCTCGCCATCGTGGGCGAAAGCGGCTGCGGGAAATCCACCCTCGCCAAGGTCCTGATGGGGCTCGAGACCGCGACCGAGGGGAGTGTTTTTCTCGACAATCGCGCGATCGAACAGATCCCGATCGAAAAGCGCGATACGCGCACGATCTCCTCGATCCAGATGGTGTTCCAGAACCCTTTCGACACGCTCAACCCCTCCATGACCGTGGGCCGCCAGATCATCCGCGCGCTCGAAATCTTCGGCGTGGGCGACAGTGACGCGGACAGGCGGGCGCGGATGCTCGACCTGCTCGATCTCGTGAAACTGCCCCGCGCCTTTGCCGACCGCATGCCGCGCCAGCTCTCGGGCGGACAGAAACAGCGCGTCGGCATCGCGCGGGCCTTTGCGGGCGGTGCGCGCATCGTGGTGGCCGATGAACCGGTCTCCGCGCTCGACGTGTCGGTGCAGGCCGCCGTCACCGACCTCCTGATGGAAATCCAGCGCCGCGAGAAGACAACGCTTCTCTTCATCTCCCACGATCTGAGCATCGTGCGCTATCTCAGCGACCGGGTGATGGTGATGTATCTGGGCCATGTGGTCGAGATCGGCACCACCGATCAGGTCTTCAGCCCCCCCTATCACCCCTATACCGAGGCGCTCTTGTCGGCTGTCCCCATCGCCGACACCTCCGTCCAGAAACAGCATATTGTGCTCGAGGGCGATATTCCCTCGGCCATGAACCCGCCGCCCGGCTGTCCGTTCCAGACCCGGTGCCGTTGGAAATCCGACGTGCCGGGAAATCTCTGCGAAACCACGGTGCCCCCCACCCGCACCCTGGCCGAGGGGCATCAGATCAAATGCCATCTCGCCGATGACATCCTTGCCCGCATGAAGCCCGTGATCACCACCTCGGCTGATTAG
- a CDS encoding ABC transporter permease, protein MEPLTWSGDLGPFLNPILALSAALFATGFVANFALSLVGVRPGEVVVNADRTLTLRRTPVDLAVAAMKFATLVFALGVLGYILGGILLADPLHAGIIGGVAARLTPVWVSLAALFALSIAFKRKLGLYGKLFDSPIGMIGLALVMFWVFAAIFSGMIATHGPISVVSGMRNEVPGTPLPNPAEGQFAWYLLGGDALGRDVFSRMIFGAFEVLKIAPLATLFAFMVGITLGLPAGYFGGKLDTIITFLANLVLAFPVILLFYLLVTPEIVAAGIPNYLSMVLFIFPIVFLVVLFNSRFRTDPPRRNLLVGATVIVGGVAYLSLISNPSDPELPRLFRLWPEMLDLFDVPGNLLIVFVSVVFVNSPTVFRIVRGIVLDIKTRDYVAAGQTRGEGPWYIMLWEMLPNARGPLIVDFCLRIGYTTILLGTLGFFGLGVSPESPDWGSTINEGRRLLTIYPHPALPPALALMSLVLGLNLLADGLREESLKD, encoded by the coding sequence ATGGAACCGCTCACATGGTCGGGTGATCTGGGCCCCTTCCTCAACCCCATCCTCGCGCTTTCCGCGGCGCTCTTTGCCACGGGCTTTGTCGCCAATTTTGCGCTCAGCCTCGTCGGCGTCAGACCGGGCGAGGTGGTGGTGAACGCCGATCGCACGCTCACCTTGCGCCGCACCCCTGTCGATCTCGCCGTGGCCGCGATGAAATTCGCAACGCTTGTCTTCGCGCTGGGGGTGCTGGGCTATATCCTTGGTGGCATCCTCCTGGCCGATCCGCTGCACGCGGGCATCATCGGCGGGGTTGCAGCTCGCCTCACCCCGGTCTGGGTTTCCCTTGCAGCCCTTTTCGCGCTCTCCATCGCCTTCAAGCGCAAGCTCGGCCTTTACGGCAAACTCTTCGACAGCCCGATCGGGATGATCGGCCTTGCCCTCGTGATGTTCTGGGTCTTTGCCGCGATCTTTTCGGGCATGATCGCCACCCACGGCCCGATCAGCGTGGTTTCGGGGATGCGCAACGAGGTGCCGGGCACGCCCCTTCCCAACCCCGCCGAAGGGCAATTCGCATGGTATCTCCTGGGCGGAGATGCGCTTGGGCGCGATGTCTTCAGCCGGATGATCTTCGGCGCCTTCGAGGTGCTCAAGATCGCGCCGCTCGCCACGCTCTTCGCCTTCATGGTCGGCATCACGCTGGGCCTGCCCGCGGGCTATTTCGGCGGCAAGCTCGACACGATCATCACCTTCCTCGCCAATCTCGTCCTCGCCTTCCCGGTGATCTTGCTCTTCTACCTTCTCGTCACGCCCGAGATCGTGGCCGCAGGAATTCCCAATTACCTGTCGATGGTGCTGTTCATCTTTCCCATCGTCTTTCTCGTGGTGCTCTTCAACTCGCGCTTCCGCACCGATCCGCCGCGCCGCAACCTCTTGGTGGGGGCGACCGTGATCGTCGGCGGGGTGGCCTATCTCTCGCTCATCTCGAACCCGTCGGACCCGGAACTGCCGCGTCTCTTCCGGCTCTGGCCCGAGATGCTCGATCTTTTCGACGTTCCGGGCAATCTCCTGATCGTCTTCGTTTCGGTCGTCTTCGTGAATTCGCCCACCGTCTTCCGGATCGTCCGGGGCATCGTGCTCGACATCAAGACGCGCGATTACGTGGCCGCCGGTCAGACGCGCGGCGAGGGCCCTTGGTACATCATGCTCTGGGAAATGCTGCCCAACGCGCGTGGCCCCCTGATCGTCGATTTCTGCCTGCGCATCGGCTACACCACCATCCTTCTGGGAACGCTGGGCTTTTTCGGCCTCGGCGTCAGCCCCGAAAGCCCCGATTGGGGATCGACCATCAACGAGGGGCGCAGGCTCCTGACGATCTATCCCCATCCCGCCCTTCCCCCTGCCCTTGCCCTCATGAGCCTTGTTCTTGGCCTGAACCTCTTGGCGGACGGGTTGCGCGAAGAAAGCCTGAAGGACTGA
- a CDS encoding ABC transporter permease — MAFFILRRIGVMALTALCLTFVVFFLTNLAPNLEKLAKTQGNARMSDAEVISWLDRNGYGGPLVMRYGEWLGVVPGWLREDPVTGEWRGRCLEDGQAPEDADRFCGLLQGDLGYSTVSADEVSNIIGGRLQLTGILMFWAFAVMVPSALFVGVLAGMREGSRLDRSLSTLSIASTATPEYVSGVILIVLLASSQIGLSPLLVEWGWLDSGTLFLGSARSAMDDVTFWNFTLPVMTIALYGMGYIARMTRASMAEVMTAQYIRTARLKGVSFRNIVLKHALRNALIAPFTVIMLQFPWLLTGVVIVETLFNYNGFGWTLVQAASNNDIELLLACSIVAVFVVLVTQLISDIGYVFLNPRIRIA; from the coding sequence ATGGCGTTCTTCATCCTCCGCCGGATCGGCGTGATGGCTCTCACGGCCCTGTGCCTGACCTTCGTGGTCTTCTTCCTCACCAATCTCGCCCCCAACCTCGAGAAACTGGCCAAGACCCAGGGCAACGCCCGCATGAGCGATGCCGAGGTGATCTCCTGGCTCGACCGCAACGGCTATGGCGGCCCCCTGGTGATGCGCTACGGCGAATGGCTGGGCGTGGTGCCCGGTTGGCTGCGCGAAGACCCGGTGACCGGCGAATGGCGCGGCCGCTGCCTCGAAGACGGACAGGCCCCCGAGGATGCGGACCGTTTCTGCGGTCTCCTGCAGGGCGATCTGGGCTATTCCACCGTTTCGGCCGACGAGGTGTCCAACATCATCGGCGGGCGCTTGCAGCTCACCGGCATCCTGATGTTCTGGGCCTTTGCCGTCATGGTGCCCTCGGCGCTTTTCGTGGGCGTTCTGGCAGGCATGCGCGAAGGCTCGCGGCTGGATCGATCCCTCTCGACACTCTCCATCGCCTCGACGGCCACGCCCGAATATGTCTCGGGCGTCATCTTGATCGTGCTTCTGGCCTCCTCCCAGATCGGGCTGTCGCCGCTTCTGGTCGAATGGGGCTGGCTTGACAGCGGCACGCTGTTCCTTGGCTCGGCCCGCAGCGCGATGGATGATGTCACCTTCTGGAACTTCACCCTGCCCGTGATGACCATCGCCCTTTACGGCATGGGCTATATCGCGCGGATGACGCGCGCCTCCATGGCCGAGGTGATGACCGCCCAATACATCCGCACCGCGCGGCTCAAGGGCGTGAGCTTCCGCAACATCGTGCTCAAACACGCGCTCCGCAACGCGCTGATCGCGCCCTTCACCGTGATCATGCTGCAATTCCCGTGGCTTTTGACGGGCGTGGTGATCGTCGAGACGCTCTTCAACTACAACGGCTTTGGCTGGACGCTGGTACAGGCTGCCTCCAACAACGACATCGAACTGCTTCTGGCCTGTTCCATCGTCGCCGTGTTCGTCGTGCTGGTGACGCAGCTCATATCCGACATCGGATATGTCTTCCTCAACCCGCGCATCCGCATCGCCTGA